The proteins below come from a single Terriglobales bacterium genomic window:
- a CDS encoding Rieske 2Fe-2S domain-containing protein, whose product MASPPNTETKTPATKYVGTPAVGTSQAAPAAGVAAVGPENTEVNQRRRRLVWSCVAAFLGAWFIAFFRFFLPRTLFEPSTIFRVGTPADYGLGVDTKYQQAYRIWVVKNPDRLFVIYARCTHLGCTPDWKPSENKFKCPCHGSGYDYEGINFEGPAPRPMDRAHVELDATGQIVVDTSRLYQWPKGQASHFNDPGAYVQL is encoded by the coding sequence ATGGCATCTCCTCCCAACACGGAAACCAAGACTCCGGCGACGAAGTATGTGGGGACGCCGGCGGTGGGCACGTCGCAGGCGGCGCCGGCGGCGGGCGTGGCGGCGGTGGGCCCGGAGAACACCGAGGTCAACCAGCGGCGGCGGCGCCTGGTGTGGAGCTGCGTGGCGGCGTTTCTGGGGGCGTGGTTCATCGCCTTCTTCCGTTTCTTCCTGCCGCGCACGCTGTTCGAGCCCTCGACCATCTTCCGCGTGGGGACGCCCGCCGATTACGGCCTGGGCGTGGACACCAAGTACCAGCAGGCGTATCGCATATGGGTGGTGAAGAACCCCGACCGGCTGTTCGTGATCTACGCGCGCTGCACCCATCTGGGGTGCACGCCGGACTGGAAGCCGAGCGAGAACAAGTTCAAGTGCCCGTGCCACGGCTCGGGCTACGACTACGAGGGCATCAATTTCGAAGGCCCGGCGCCGCGGCCCATGGACCGGGCGCACGTGGAGCTGGACGCCACCGGGCAGATCGTGGTCGACACCAGCCGGCTGTACCAGTGGCCCAAGGGACAGGCCAGCCACTTCAACGATCCGGGAGCGTACGTGCAGTTGTAA
- a CDS encoding cytochrome b N-terminal domain-containing protein, with protein MAHEEEPRTGEKKTGGAATTETKAASGNGDGRVSLLGRVKEDVGSLKQEMVEKIKEQKEGLKDPTKTQLFTSIFRHKHDDTPRNRALGVLSNVFLHLHPAKINRDAVRYSYTWGMGGITFYLFIVLTFTGVLLMFYYHPTKVQAFRDILYLEHDVPFGKILRNMHRWAAHLMIITVWLHMFRVFLTGSYKRPREFNWVVGVILLVLTLLLSFTGYLLPDDQLGFWAVTVGTNMARATPGLGHEGPFGPELHMTPYNDVRFGLLGGSIVDANALLRAYIWHCIGIPILASVFMIVHFWRVRKDGGISGPAPVILESEVKEPRR; from the coding sequence ATGGCCCACGAAGAAGAACCCAGGACGGGCGAAAAAAAGACCGGCGGCGCAGCGACCACGGAGACCAAGGCCGCGAGCGGCAACGGTGACGGCCGCGTGAGCCTGCTGGGGCGGGTGAAGGAGGACGTCGGCTCGCTCAAGCAGGAGATGGTGGAGAAGATCAAGGAGCAGAAGGAAGGGCTGAAAGATCCCACCAAGACGCAGCTCTTCACCTCCATCTTCCGGCACAAGCACGACGACACGCCGCGCAACCGCGCGCTGGGCGTGCTGAGTAACGTCTTCCTGCACCTGCATCCGGCCAAGATCAACCGCGACGCGGTGCGTTACAGCTACACCTGGGGCATGGGCGGCATCACCTTCTACCTGTTCATCGTGCTGACCTTCACCGGCGTCCTCCTCATGTTCTATTACCATCCGACGAAGGTGCAGGCGTTCCGGGACATTCTGTATCTGGAACACGACGTGCCGTTCGGGAAGATCCTGCGGAACATGCACCGGTGGGCGGCGCACCTGATGATCATCACGGTGTGGCTGCACATGTTCCGGGTGTTCCTGACGGGGAGCTACAAGCGGCCGCGGGAGTTCAACTGGGTGGTGGGAGTGATTCTGCTGGTGCTGACGCTGCTGCTGTCGTTCACCGGGTACCTGCTGCCCGACGACCAACTTGGGTTCTGGGCGGTGACGGTGGGGACGAACATGGCGCGGGCCACGCCCGGGCTGGGACACGAAGGTCCGTTCGGGCCGGAGCTGCACATGACGCCGTACAACGACGTGCGCTTCGGATTGCTGGGCGGGTCGATCGTGGACGCGAATGCGCTGCTGCGGGCGTACATATGGCATTGCATCGGGATCCCGATCCTGGCGTCGGTGTTCATGATCGTGCACTTCTGGAGAGTGCGGAAGGACGGAGGGATCTCGGGACCGGCGCCCGTGATTCTGGAAAGCGAAGTGAAAGAGCCGCGAAGATGA